One Acetobacterium sp. KB-1 DNA segment encodes these proteins:
- a CDS encoding zonular occludens toxin domain-containing protein: MIRCYTGVPGSGKSLHSIRKILDFLSEGKNVIANFPLKINELNEEKYTGRYFYVPNEKITVDYLYQFYTMYHEEDEENQTLLMIDEASVKFNCCGFMDRDRLKFCSFFAQHRKFGYAIVMVCQNLRQIDRQIRDLVEIEVIHRKLNNYSYFRMLPFPLFVAVEKNLALKEKNEHEFFLYSRKIGRLYDTFYDFTRIDKFQGNEELEKLVSESEIIRDEPEDIFKEKDTFFKSLKKVSTGRITRQTEGVPQAGPLPQTDDPADAESDTLLDISIT; the protein is encoded by the coding sequence ATGATTCGATGCTATACCGGAGTCCCAGGGAGTGGCAAAAGCTTACACAGTATCAGAAAGATTCTTGATTTTCTTTCTGAAGGTAAAAATGTAATTGCCAATTTTCCCCTTAAAATCAATGAACTTAATGAAGAAAAATATACTGGTCGTTATTTTTATGTACCCAATGAAAAAATCACGGTTGACTATCTGTATCAGTTTTATACCATGTACCATGAAGAAGATGAAGAAAACCAAACGTTATTGATGATCGATGAAGCATCTGTTAAATTTAACTGTTGTGGCTTCATGGATCGTGATCGATTAAAATTTTGTAGTTTCTTTGCTCAGCATCGTAAGTTTGGATATGCAATTGTTATGGTATGTCAGAATTTACGCCAAATAGACCGACAGATTCGTGATCTCGTGGAAATAGAGGTTATACACCGTAAGCTTAATAATTATTCTTATTTTCGGATGTTACCTTTTCCCCTGTTTGTTGCTGTTGAGAAAAATCTAGCTTTAAAAGAAAAGAATGAGCATGAATTTTTCTTATATAGTCGCAAAATCGGAAGGCTCTATGATACCTTTTATGATTTTACACGAATTGATAAATTTCAGGGTAATGAAGAATTAGAAAAATTAGTAAGTGAATCAGAAATCATCAGAGATGAACCAGAGGATATTTTCAAAGAAAAAGATACGTTTTTCAAGAGTTTAAAAAAAGTCAGTACTGGGCGGATCACCCGCCAGACGGAAGGGGTGCCGCAGGCGGGGCCCCTCCCTCAGACGGATGATCCCGCCGATGCTGAGAGTGATACTCTACTTGACATAAGTATCACTTAA
- a CDS encoding helix-turn-helix domain-containing protein, with the protein MGGKYITEKERYQIEAYLKMGLTYDEIAEKIGKSTRTIRREIKRGTILLSDTHLMEYYVYCPDHAQLKYEENKRKKGSRAKIYQDPELHEYIAHMILDEKYSPEAVLAQIKRENKQFKINVCIRTIYSYIDKGILRGVESSDLPLKKNERLENPGNSPNEFGMINDFVLREDRKK; encoded by the coding sequence ATGGGTGGAAAGTATATAACGGAAAAAGAACGGTATCAAATTGAAGCATACTTAAAAATGGGCTTGACGTATGATGAAATAGCAGAAAAAATTGGTAAATCAACGCGCACGATCCGCCGTGAAATTAAGCGTGGGACAATTCTTTTATCCGATACACATTTGATGGAATATTATGTTTATTGTCCAGATCATGCTCAATTGAAGTATGAAGAAAATAAGCGTAAAAAAGGAAGTCGGGCTAAGATATATCAAGATCCGGAATTACATGAATATATTGCACATATGATTTTAGATGAAAAGTATTCGCCTGAAGCAGTTCTGGCACAAATTAAACGAGAGAACAAACAATTTAAGATTAATGTTTGCATTCGTACAATCTATAGTTATATTGATAAAGGTATATTACGAGGTGTTGAATCGAGTGATTTGCCGTTAAAAAAAAACGAAAGATTAGAAAATCCAGGCAACAGTCCAAACGAGTTCGGAATGATCAACGACTTTGTATTGAGAGAAGACCGGAAGAAGTGA
- a CDS encoding IS30 family transposase, which produces MRKSRQQSKRVRNDQRLCIERRPEEVNQREVLNHWEMDCIESSKKEPSALLVMTERVSRKNLLFKLESKTIFEVMRVLDGLEIKMKRDFSNIFQSFTMDNGAEFKWTDGIERSIYYKKKRTTTYYCHPYSSWERGSNENANRLIRRFIPKGSDICQYSDDYIKQVENWLNNYPRKMFNYMTANEVYNQLL; this is translated from the coding sequence ATTAGAAAATCCAGGCAACAGTCCAAACGAGTTCGGAATGATCAACGACTTTGTATTGAGAGAAGACCGGAAGAAGTGAACCAGCGAGAAGTTTTAAATCATTGGGAAATGGATTGTATTGAATCATCTAAAAAGGAACCGTCAGCTTTATTGGTTATGACAGAACGGGTTTCTCGAAAAAATCTATTATTCAAATTGGAGAGTAAAACAATATTTGAAGTTATGCGTGTTTTAGATGGGCTTGAAATAAAAATGAAAAGAGATTTTAGCAATATTTTTCAATCATTCACAATGGATAATGGAGCAGAATTTAAATGGACAGATGGTATTGAGCGATCAATTTATTATAAAAAGAAAAGGACAACAACTTATTATTGTCATCCTTATTCTTCTTGGGAACGTGGTTCCAATGAAAATGCAAATCGTTTAATCAGGCGCTTTATTCCTAAAGGATCTGACATATGTCAATATTCAGATGATTATATTAAGCAGGTTGAAAATTGGTTGAATAATTATCCTCGAAAGATGTTTAATTACATGACAGCAAACGAAGTTTATAATCAACTCTTGTAA
- a CDS encoding Tex family protein, protein MEQIIKQLAKEFSIRPEQVEDTINLIDGGNTIPFIARYRKEVTGNLSDALLRDLDVRLTYLRKLEKRKEEVTGNIEEQGKLTPELKSAILKSQTLQEVEDLYLPYKQKKKTRASVAREKGLEPLALQILAQKLTEVELGKAALNYINAEKEINTAQEALQLAMDIIAEIISDNGTYRGVIRKCTYDKGQIKSTVVKGKEEENPELEMYFDHTETIKAIKDHRILALNRGEKKKALSVKLLAPTEEIEAYLEKELVKAEPSSYLLRALGDSYTRLIAPAIEREIRTALKERAEEGAIKMFALNLKKLLLQPPFKEKVTMGFDPAFRTGCKIAILDKVGKVLDYTTIYPTFGKGQAEKAEKEFLQLIERHQVDIIAIGNGTASRESEQFVAETIKKTTVPVQYIVVNEAGASVYSASELGTEEYPDINVSIRGAISIGGRLQDPLSELVKIDPKHIGVGQYQHDVNQKELERVLEATVEDAVNNVGVNVNRASVALLKYVAGVNKTIANNILDYRNSAGAIKSRKELMKVKGLGAKAYEQCAGFLRIDDGDNILDNTGVHPEAYKSVEKLLKLKNIKKEQLGNREQQDLFNDMNYGEMATQLEIGIPTLYDIVKELQKPGRDPRENAPKPHLRSDVLSMSDLEVGMELIGTVRNVIDFGAFVDIGVHQDGLVHISQITDRYIKHPSEAVSLGDVVTVRVLAVDLKRKRISLTMIM, encoded by the coding sequence GTGGAACAGATAATCAAGCAACTTGCAAAAGAATTTTCAATACGCCCTGAGCAGGTGGAAGATACCATCAATCTAATTGATGGGGGGAATACCATTCCCTTTATCGCCCGTTATCGAAAAGAGGTTACCGGGAACTTAAGTGATGCCCTGCTGCGGGATCTGGATGTGCGTTTAACATATTTACGAAAACTGGAGAAACGGAAAGAAGAGGTTACTGGTAACATTGAGGAACAGGGAAAACTGACCCCAGAACTTAAAAGCGCCATTTTAAAAAGCCAAACCCTTCAGGAAGTGGAAGATCTCTACTTACCCTATAAACAAAAAAAGAAAACCCGGGCATCGGTGGCCCGGGAAAAGGGGTTAGAACCATTGGCATTGCAAATCCTTGCACAAAAACTAACCGAAGTCGAGCTTGGCAAAGCAGCCCTTAATTATATCAACGCCGAAAAAGAAATCAATACCGCCCAGGAAGCCCTGCAATTGGCGATGGATATTATTGCCGAGATCATTTCGGACAATGGCACCTATCGGGGGGTGATCCGGAAATGTACCTACGATAAAGGGCAGATTAAGTCCACGGTGGTCAAGGGTAAAGAAGAGGAAAACCCGGAACTGGAAATGTACTTTGATCACACCGAAACCATTAAGGCCATCAAGGACCACCGGATTTTGGCACTTAACCGGGGCGAGAAGAAAAAGGCCCTGTCGGTTAAATTATTAGCACCTACCGAAGAAATTGAAGCTTACCTAGAAAAAGAGCTGGTAAAAGCCGAGCCCTCCAGCTATTTATTAAGAGCTCTTGGGGACAGTTATACCCGGCTGATTGCACCGGCCATTGAGCGGGAAATCCGGACTGCCTTAAAAGAGCGGGCTGAAGAAGGAGCAATTAAGATGTTTGCTCTTAATCTAAAAAAACTGTTGTTGCAGCCGCCGTTTAAAGAAAAGGTTACGATGGGCTTTGACCCGGCATTTCGAACCGGATGCAAGATTGCTATCCTGGACAAGGTCGGAAAGGTGCTTGATTATACCACCATCTATCCAACCTTTGGCAAGGGTCAGGCGGAGAAAGCGGAAAAAGAATTCCTCCAACTGATTGAACGCCATCAGGTCGATATCATTGCCATCGGCAACGGCACCGCTTCTCGGGAGTCGGAACAGTTTGTGGCTGAAACGATTAAAAAAACCACGGTACCAGTGCAATATATTGTCGTGAATGAGGCTGGCGCTTCGGTTTATTCGGCATCTGAATTGGGGACCGAAGAATACCCGGATATCAATGTTTCGATTCGCGGTGCCATTTCTATTGGCGGGCGGCTTCAGGATCCCCTGTCCGAATTGGTAAAAATTGATCCCAAACACATTGGGGTCGGTCAGTATCAGCATGATGTCAATCAGAAAGAACTGGAACGGGTGCTCGAAGCAACCGTTGAGGATGCGGTTAATAACGTCGGCGTCAATGTTAATCGGGCTTCGGTAGCGCTACTTAAATACGTAGCCGGGGTAAACAAAACCATTGCCAACAATATTTTAGATTACCGCAACAGTGCGGGCGCGATTAAGAGCAGAAAAGAACTCATGAAGGTCAAAGGTTTGGGCGCCAAAGCCTATGAGCAATGTGCCGGTTTTTTACGGATTGATGACGGCGATAACATCCTGGATAATACCGGGGTTCACCCGGAGGCTTACAAAAGTGTGGAAAAGCTCTTAAAACTTAAAAACATCAAAAAGGAACAATTGGGAAACCGCGAACAGCAGGACTTGTTTAACGACATGAACTATGGAGAAATGGCGACGCAGCTGGAAATCGGAATTCCAACCCTTTATGATATTGTCAAAGAACTACAAAAACCGGGCCGTGATCCCCGGGAGAATGCCCCCAAGCCGCATCTGCGCTCTGATGTGCTCTCGATGAGTGATCTGGAAGTGGGGATGGAGCTGATTGGCACCGTCCGAAATGTCATCGATTTTGGCGCTTTTGTGGATATTGGTGTCCATCAGGATGGGCTTGTGCATATCTCACAAATCACCGATCGTTATATCAAACACCCGTCAGAGGCGGTCTCTCTGGGGGATGTGGTAACCGTTAGGGTATTGGCTGTGGATTTGAAACGAAAACGGATCAGTTTGACCATGATTATGTGA
- a CDS encoding DegV family protein, whose translation MAIKFIVDSMCDTNSDTLNRYDFDILPFPVTLDDKTYFDGINITPEMVVDFVSNNSKLFPKTAQIQPLDITNTIEKHLKNGDDVIYLVLSSKLSGTYQTARLLAQDLLEKYPDRKVSIVDSLSATTGSALILYQGLKLNKLNRPYEEIVETMTFLAHHAQIFFLVGDIKWLAQGGRISRNAAMLGDMLKIVPILYFKDGEILVYEKIRGQKKALKTLFAIIEEKMTNREQVLGMIQSTAPDLQDKAKKYFEKELGIKNFLLPEKAGSTLTVHIGTHCLGIMFFDELPENYVNVIP comes from the coding sequence ATGGCTATAAAATTTATTGTGGATTCCATGTGTGATACCAACAGCGACACCCTAAATCGCTATGATTTTGATATATTACCCTTTCCGGTAACCCTTGACGATAAAACTTATTTTGATGGCATCAATATCACCCCCGAGATGGTGGTCGATTTTGTCAGTAATAACAGCAAACTCTTTCCCAAAACAGCCCAGATCCAACCTCTGGATATTACCAACACCATTGAAAAACATCTTAAAAACGGTGATGATGTCATTTATCTGGTGCTATCTTCAAAGCTTTCGGGAACCTACCAGACCGCCCGACTGCTGGCTCAGGATTTACTGGAAAAGTATCCGGATCGGAAAGTATCGATCGTCGATTCCCTTTCTGCCACCACTGGTTCGGCCTTGATTCTTTATCAGGGTCTAAAACTCAACAAGCTTAACCGTCCTTATGAAGAAATCGTTGAGACGATGACTTTTCTAGCCCATCACGCCCAGATCTTTTTTCTGGTGGGAGACATCAAATGGCTGGCCCAGGGCGGCCGGATCAGCCGTAATGCGGCGATGCTTGGGGATATGCTAAAAATCGTCCCGATTTTATACTTTAAAGATGGTGAGATTCTGGTTTATGAAAAAATTCGCGGTCAGAAAAAAGCCTTAAAGACGCTCTTTGCTATTATTGAAGAAAAAATGACAAACCGGGAACAGGTCCTCGGGATGATCCAGAGCACCGCACCGGATCTTCAGGACAAGGCCAAAAAATATTTTGAAAAAGAACTGGGGATTAAAAACTTCTTACTGCCTGAAAAAGCCGGTTCAACCTTAACGGTTCATATAGGCACCCATTGTCTGGGAATCATGTTTTTTGATGAACTGCCGGAAAACTATGTCAATGTGATCCCATGA
- a CDS encoding TIGR00266 family protein produces the protein MKYEIKGGNLPVVTVSLNSGESMFTESGGMSWMTENIRMETNTKGGLMKGLRRTLAGDSLFMTTYTAEQNNCQISFCSSYPGEIKALTLQKGQSIICQKSSFLAGESTLDVDLYFKKNIGVGFFGGEGFILQKLSGPGTAFVEMDGAMIEYDLAPGEVMKIDQGHIGMFEESVSFDIQAVKGMKNIFLSGEGLFLATLKGPGKVWLQTMPLSRLVQLVASSLPPRG, from the coding sequence ATGAAGTATGAAATCAAGGGAGGTAATCTCCCGGTGGTAACAGTAAGTTTAAACAGTGGCGAATCGATGTTTACCGAATCCGGGGGGATGTCCTGGATGACTGAAAACATCCGCATGGAAACCAACACCAAAGGTGGCTTAATGAAGGGGCTGCGCCGAACGCTGGCCGGCGATTCGCTGTTTATGACCACCTATACGGCGGAACAGAATAATTGTCAAATTTCTTTTTGTTCCAGCTATCCGGGTGAGATCAAAGCCTTGACTCTACAAAAAGGGCAATCCATTATCTGCCAAAAAAGCAGTTTTCTGGCTGGCGAATCAACCCTGGATGTTGATTTGTACTTTAAAAAGAATATCGGGGTTGGTTTTTTTGGTGGCGAAGGCTTTATCCTGCAAAAACTTTCAGGGCCGGGAACGGCCTTTGTGGAGATGGATGGGGCGATGATTGAGTATGATCTGGCTCCCGGCGAAGTGATGAAAATCGATCAGGGTCATATTGGTATGTTTGAAGAATCGGTAAGCTTTGATATCCAGGCTGTAAAAGGCATGAAGAATATCTTTTTAAGCGGAGAAGGATTATTCCTGGCGACCTTAAAAGGACCGGGAAAGGTCTGGCTGCAAACCATGCCGCTGAGCCGACTGGTGCAACTGGTGGCCTCAAGCCTGCCACCAAGAGGGTAG
- a CDS encoding aconitate hydratase, producing the protein MGKTLTEKIIAAHLVVGEMVKGEEIGIRIDQTLTQDSTGTMAYLQFEAMEVPRVKTKKSLAYIDHNMLQEGPENMDDHRYIQSVAKKHGIYYSKPGNGICHQVQIERFGVPGDTLLGSDSHTPTGGGIGMLAIGAGGLDVAVAMAGDPYYITMPKVVKVLLTGKLRTGVSSKDVILEVLRQCTVKGGVNKVFEYIGEGVKTLTVPERATITNMGAELGATTSIFPSDEMTRLFLEAQGRGGDYIALSADADAVYDEVVKVDMDVLEPLTACPHSPDKVVKISEIEGLVVNQVAIGSCTNSSWLDLMKVAAIVKGKTVAENVSLVIAPGSKQVLTMLAENGALADLLNAGARVLECGCGPCIGMGQAPSTDAVSLRTFNRNFFGRSGTPSADVYLLSPEAAAISALEGVLTNPLGKISLPQIAMPDSFLQNDTMVMAPAPEGTEVEVIKGPNIKPFPATKPLENTVAGKALIVVEDNITTDHIMPSNAKLLPYRSNIPYLSNYCLAPCDAEFPKRALDNGGGFIVGGSNYGQGSSREHAALAPVYLGIKGVAVKSFARIHKNNLINNGILPLVFENEADYDTIALNDELIIENALDAVKSGRAKLVNKTKGLTYVMLLEVSQRQKEMLLAGGLINLIKLKK; encoded by the coding sequence ATGGGAAAAACATTAACAGAGAAAATTATTGCGGCACACCTGGTCGTGGGAGAAATGGTAAAAGGCGAGGAAATTGGGATTCGGATCGATCAGACTCTGACCCAGGACTCCACCGGAACGATGGCCTATTTGCAGTTTGAAGCGATGGAGGTACCGCGGGTTAAAACAAAAAAATCGCTGGCCTATATTGATCACAACATGCTCCAGGAAGGCCCGGAAAACATGGACGATCACCGCTATATCCAAAGTGTCGCTAAAAAACACGGTATATACTATTCAAAACCAGGTAATGGCATTTGTCACCAGGTTCAGATTGAGCGCTTTGGCGTGCCAGGCGACACCCTGCTGGGATCAGACAGCCATACCCCCACTGGCGGTGGTATCGGCATGCTGGCCATTGGCGCCGGTGGTTTGGACGTGGCCGTGGCGATGGCCGGAGACCCTTACTATATCACCATGCCTAAAGTCGTTAAGGTTTTATTAACCGGCAAGCTGCGTACCGGGGTATCCTCTAAGGATGTCATTCTGGAAGTGCTGCGTCAATGTACTGTAAAAGGTGGCGTTAACAAGGTCTTTGAATACATTGGCGAAGGGGTCAAAACGCTGACAGTTCCGGAACGGGCTACCATTACGAACATGGGTGCCGAGTTGGGAGCAACTACCTCAATTTTCCCATCGGATGAAATGACCAGGTTATTTTTGGAAGCCCAGGGCCGCGGCGGGGATTATATAGCACTGTCCGCTGATGCTGATGCCGTTTATGATGAAGTAGTCAAGGTTGATATGGATGTGTTAGAACCCTTAACCGCCTGTCCCCATAGTCCTGATAAGGTCGTAAAAATCTCCGAGATCGAAGGCCTGGTGGTCAATCAGGTCGCGATTGGCAGCTGTACCAATTCATCTTGGCTTGATCTGATGAAGGTTGCCGCCATTGTTAAAGGTAAAACCGTGGCTGAAAATGTCTCCCTGGTGATTGCCCCGGGATCAAAGCAGGTTTTAACGATGCTGGCTGAAAATGGCGCTCTGGCCGATCTATTAAACGCTGGTGCCCGGGTGCTGGAATGCGGTTGCGGCCCCTGTATTGGGATGGGGCAGGCGCCTTCTACCGATGCGGTTTCGTTGCGAACCTTTAACCGGAACTTCTTTGGTCGATCAGGAACCCCCTCTGCCGATGTCTATCTGTTAAGCCCGGAAGCAGCGGCGATATCCGCCCTGGAAGGGGTTCTTACCAATCCCTTAGGCAAAATCAGTCTGCCGCAAATTGCGATGCCGGACAGTTTTTTACAAAACGATACCATGGTGATGGCACCAGCCCCGGAAGGTACCGAAGTGGAAGTTATCAAAGGACCAAACATCAAACCGTTTCCGGCCACCAAACCGCTTGAAAACACGGTCGCCGGCAAAGCGCTGATTGTGGTCGAAGATAATATCACCACCGATCATATCATGCCTTCTAATGCAAAACTGTTGCCCTACCGTTCTAATATTCCCTACCTGTCAAACTACTGTCTGGCCCCCTGTGATGCCGAGTTTCCCAAGCGGGCACTGGATAACGGCGGCGGCTTTATTGTCGGCGGCTCCAACTATGGTCAGGGTTCCAGCCGGGAGCATGCGGCGCTGGCGCCGGTTTATCTGGGCATTAAAGGGGTTGCGGTTAAATCCTTTGCCCGGATTCATAAAAACAATTTGATCAATAATGGCATTCTGCCACTGGTATTTGAAAATGAAGCCGATTATGATACCATTGCCTTAAATGATGAACTGATCATTGAAAATGCCCTGGATGCGGTTAAATCGGGCAGGGCCAAGCTGGTGAATAAAACCAAAGGGTTAACCTATGTGATGCTTCTGGAAGTTTCGCAGCGGCAAAAAGAAATGCTACTGGCTGGCGGACTGATCAACCTGATCAAATTAAAAAAATAG
- a CDS encoding YihY/virulence factor BrkB family protein — protein MTFLKCFSRFLYVQGRKNNIINLSAQMSYRTLAAFIPFLMLLSSFINWFSASVNETFIFVLSKILPQSIMDYVNLAMENANTISFSWGTNLILGFFILYVSVSAMHSLISSLNRIFGQEENRGIVALWIQAVLYLFLFLLIIFLTVFFYLFGEKLLALIFSTLNLSEFFAVFIILFTLIYMIIVPTFIFTLIYMYAPKNHLGFFEALPGGAFVSISWFVIIFLYTLFASSPLDVNAFFFNLQGPFSLFFMVYLICFTLSLGGVVNLYGAEQSSLRQASLEVKND, from the coding sequence ATGACTTTTCTTAAGTGCTTCAGCCGCTTTTTATATGTTCAGGGCAGAAAAAACAACATCATTAATCTTTCCGCTCAGATGTCCTACCGGACCCTGGCCGCCTTTATTCCTTTTTTGATGCTTTTATCTAGTTTCATCAACTGGTTTTCTGCAAGTGTGAACGAAACTTTTATTTTTGTGCTTTCAAAAATATTGCCCCAATCGATTATGGATTATGTTAATCTGGCGATGGAAAACGCCAATACCATTTCTTTTTCATGGGGAACCAACCTAATCCTGGGCTTTTTTATCTTGTATGTCTCTGTTTCCGCCATGCACTCGCTCATCTCCTCTTTAAACCGAATCTTCGGACAGGAAGAAAACCGGGGTATCGTTGCGCTCTGGATTCAAGCAGTTCTTTATTTATTCTTATTTCTACTGATTATCTTTTTGACGGTTTTTTTCTATCTTTTCGGAGAGAAACTGCTAGCCCTTATTTTTAGCACCTTAAATTTATCTGAGTTTTTTGCTGTCTTCATCATTCTTTTTACGCTGATTTATATGATCATCGTACCAACGTTTATTTTTACCCTAATTTATATGTATGCGCCCAAGAACCATCTTGGTTTTTTTGAAGCACTCCCGGGCGGCGCTTTTGTTAGTATCAGCTGGTTTGTGATCATTTTTTTATATACTCTGTTCGCCAGCTCACCCCTTGATGTTAATGCCTTCTTCTTTAATCTTCAAGGTCCCTTTTCATTGTTTTTTATGGTCTATCTGATCTGTTTTACCCTTAGCCTGGGTGGCGTCGTTAATCTTTACGGAGCTGAACAATCATCACTGAGACAGGCATCCCTGGAGGTTAAAAATGATTAA
- a CDS encoding YihY/virulence factor BrkB family protein has product MIKQLFDLKIVKLLFFLMEDFEETDFSGICTQMSFYLLLAFFPLLLFLISFIGSFIKPFESYLYEILEAFLPNLSYDYVTSLLDSIISQVSGSHYSLILVAFFFSSLAARAIMVGINQTYGRKETRTLKVIWLYSFLFTILFTVAILLIAFAYLFSADVGAVIFEKIGLYTYYYPVLSFFAVVFSWIVSTFIFNMIYVMAPAQHLKFKSGLPGALFATLGLNIAFRIFTLFINHSTKYSTLYGSLGGLFALMVAIYFICVILNLGGKINLYWSLYQDKAFFI; this is encoded by the coding sequence ATGATTAAACAACTATTTGATCTAAAAATTGTCAAGCTGCTTTTCTTTCTGATGGAAGATTTTGAGGAAACCGATTTTTCAGGGATCTGCACCCAGATGTCATTTTACCTGCTACTGGCATTTTTTCCCTTGCTGCTCTTTTTGATTTCATTTATCGGGAGTTTTATCAAACCCTTTGAAAGTTATCTTTACGAAATTTTAGAAGCCTTTTTACCCAATCTTTCTTATGACTACGTGACGAGCTTGTTAGACAGCATCATCAGTCAAGTTTCCGGTTCTCATTACAGCCTGATTCTGGTCGCTTTTTTCTTTTCATCCCTGGCGGCCCGGGCCATCATGGTTGGTATCAATCAGACCTATGGCCGGAAAGAAACCCGGACGCTAAAGGTAATCTGGCTCTATTCATTTCTGTTTACCATTTTGTTTACTGTGGCCATTTTACTGATTGCTTTTGCTTATCTTTTTAGTGCTGATGTGGGTGCTGTTATTTTTGAGAAAATCGGGCTATATACATATTATTATCCCGTCCTGAGCTTTTTTGCTGTTGTTTTTTCATGGATTGTATCAACCTTTATTTTTAATATGATCTACGTCATGGCACCAGCGCAGCACCTAAAATTTAAAAGCGGTCTTCCCGGTGCCCTATTTGCAACCCTGGGACTTAATATTGCTTTTCGCATTTTCACCTTGTTTATCAATCATTCGACCAAATACAGCACGCTCTATGGCAGTCTGGGGGGACTTTTTGCCCTGATGGTAGCAATTTACTTTATTTGTGTGATTCTGAATCTGGGCGGAAAGATCAACCTGTACTGGTCTTTATATCAGGACAAAGCGTTCTTTATTTAA